A stretch of the Neisseria sp. DTU_2020_1000833_1_SI_GRL_NUU_006 genome encodes the following:
- a CDS encoding IS110 family transposase, which produces MSTQHNYAGIDIAKRNFVIAVSSLSKTKTETNNPKGIAHTIEYLKKHNVALVVMESTGGLEIPAAKAIHRAGMAVIIANPRQTHQFAQSQSLTKTDAKDAQMLAFFAQMMTQKEGWQTMLYHPPTEAEEVLEALVNRRNQLVDMRTAEKNRLHQVHETQVESVKQLIAHFDRLIDELDKQIDDHTHTHFDGKAQVAEQIKGIGSITTATLMAMLPELGRLSHKRIASLVGIAPHPRESGETKFKSRCFGGRSAVRKALYMATVVATRFEPLIRDFYQRLLSKGKPYKVAVTACMRKLLTILNARMRDYFAENGTTENGIRTA; this is translated from the coding sequence ATGAGTACCCAACACAATTACGCAGGCATCGACATCGCCAAACGAAACTTCGTCATCGCCGTTTCGTCTTTGTCTAAAACCAAAACCGAAACCAACAACCCGAAAGGTATCGCCCATACTATCGAATACCTTAAAAAGCACAACGTCGCCCTCGTTGTGATGGAAAGCACCGGCGGTCTCGAAATCCCCGCCGCCAAAGCCATCCACCGCGCAGGTATGGCCGTGATCATCGCCAACCCGCGTCAGACGCATCAGTTTGCCCAATCGCAGTCGCTGACCAAAACCGATGCCAAAGATGCCCAAATGCTCGCCTTCTTCGCACAGATGATGACGCAGAAAGAAGGTTGGCAAACCATGCTCTACCACCCGCCCACCGAAGCGGAAGAAGTGTTGGAAGCATTGGTTAACCGCCGCAACCAACTGGTGGATATGCGGACTGCCGAGAAAAACCGTCTGCATCAGGTTCATGAAACGCAAGTCGAAAGCGTCAAACAACTGATTGCCCATTTTGACCGGCTGATTGACGAATTGGACAAACAAATCGACGACCACACCCACACGCATTTTGACGGCAAAGCCCAAGTGGCAGAGCAAATCAAAGGTATCGGTTCGATAACGACGGCTACGCTGATGGCGATGCTGCCCGAATTGGGGCGGTTGAGCCACAAACGGATAGCGAGTTTGGTCGGCATTGCCCCGCACCCGAGGGAGAGTGGTGAAACCAAATTCAAAAGCCGCTGCTTCGGCGGAAGGTCTGCGGTGCGTAAGGCGCTGTATATGGCTACCGTGGTAGCGACACGTTTTGAACCGCTTATTCGGGATTTCTATCAGCGCCTGCTGTCCAAGGGTAAGCCGTATAAGGTTGCCGTTACGGCATGTATGCGCAAACTGTTGACGATATTGAATGCCCGGATGCGTGATTATTTTGCCGAAAACGGTACCACCGAAAACGGTATCCGAACGGCTTGA
- a CDS encoding DUF305 domain-containing protein gives MKKLMTFITLSAIAISNYAQANEQPHQAHMNMPMPTDSAMQQELMQGMDQMNQDMMAAAQYKDPDVAFAAGMLPHHIGAVKMAEVELKYGKDPEMRKLAEDIINAQQAEIEQMQKWLKAHNKKASRSLHPR, from the coding sequence ATGAAAAAACTTATGACTTTTATCACACTTAGCGCTATTGCAATTTCAAATTATGCCCAAGCTAATGAACAACCGCATCAAGCACACATGAATATGCCAATGCCGACAGATTCTGCAATGCAACAAGAATTAATGCAAGGCATGGATCAAATGAATCAAGACATGATGGCAGCTGCGCAATATAAAGATCCTGATGTTGCTTTTGCAGCAGGTATGTTGCCACACCATATTGGCGCAGTAAAAATGGCGGAAGTTGAATTAAAATACGGAAAGGATCCTGAAATGCGTAAGCTTGCTGAGGATATTATTAACGCACAACAAGCGGAAATTGAACAAATGCAAAAATGGCTTAAAGCACACAACAAAAAAGCAAGCCGTAGCCTGCATCCCCGCTAA
- a CDS encoding MFS transporter: MDILSRLQALPPGRFHYKLLVLVGIGWLFDAMDTGIVSFILPALGKEWGLQPAQLGWIVSIAFIGMALGAVASGWLADRFGRKTVFAATMAVYSTATGLCAFAPDIATLLTCRFFVGVGLGGQLPVAVSLVSEYAPPKVRGRFIVLLESFWGLGWLAAALASYFFIPKFGWHSAFLIGALPILYIPLVLKFIPESVPYLLSQGKTDKAHRLVSRLEEEAGITPAATAIAPPQQQKQRIRFMQLWQQPFARRTLMLWLVWFGIVFSYYGIFTWLPKLLVEQGNTVVKTFEYVLVMIVAQLPGYIAAAALVEKIGRKATLAGFLAACAVCAWFFGQSSSAAEVMAWGSLMSFFNLGAWGVLYTYTPELYPLRFRAFASGWAGAIGRIGGILAPMVVAQMVGGSGGFGNIFMMFAGVMMLIVLVILALGEETKGRTLEEISS; this comes from the coding sequence ATGGACATTCTTTCCCGCCTGCAAGCATTGCCGCCGGGCAGGTTCCACTACAAATTACTGGTATTGGTCGGCATCGGCTGGCTGTTTGACGCAATGGATACCGGCATCGTGTCGTTTATATTGCCCGCATTGGGCAAAGAATGGGGTTTGCAGCCGGCGCAACTGGGCTGGATAGTCAGCATCGCCTTTATCGGCATGGCACTGGGGGCGGTAGCGAGCGGCTGGCTGGCAGACCGCTTCGGCAGGAAAACCGTATTTGCCGCGACCATGGCAGTGTACAGCACGGCGACAGGCCTATGCGCCTTTGCACCTGACATTGCAACACTACTTACCTGCCGCTTCTTTGTTGGAGTAGGACTGGGCGGACAGCTCCCTGTCGCGGTGTCATTGGTCAGCGAATACGCCCCGCCGAAAGTACGCGGTCGGTTCATCGTGTTGCTGGAAAGTTTTTGGGGCTTGGGCTGGCTTGCCGCCGCACTCGCTTCCTATTTCTTTATCCCAAAATTCGGCTGGCATAGCGCGTTTTTAATCGGCGCGCTGCCTATTTTGTATATCCCGCTGGTGTTGAAATTCATCCCCGAATCCGTCCCATACCTGCTCTCGCAAGGCAAAACGGACAAGGCGCACCGACTGGTCAGCCGCTTGGAAGAGGAAGCGGGAATTACGCCCGCCGCAACAGCCATCGCACCGCCGCAACAGCAAAAACAGCGCATCCGTTTCATGCAACTGTGGCAACAGCCTTTCGCACGGCGCACGCTGATGCTGTGGCTGGTCTGGTTCGGCATCGTCTTTTCCTATTACGGCATTTTTACTTGGCTGCCGAAACTCTTGGTCGAACAAGGCAATACGGTGGTCAAAACCTTTGAATATGTGCTGGTGATGATTGTCGCGCAACTGCCCGGCTACATCGCGGCAGCGGCATTGGTGGAAAAAATCGGGCGCAAAGCGACTTTGGCGGGCTTTCTCGCCGCCTGCGCCGTCTGCGCGTGGTTTTTCGGACAAAGCAGCAGCGCCGCCGAAGTCATGGCGTGGGGCAGCCTGATGTCGTTCTTCAACCTCGGCGCATGGGGCGTTTTATACACCTACACGCCCGAACTCTACCCCCTCCGCTTCCGCGCCTTCGCCTCCGGCTGGGCGGGCGCAATCGGACGCATCGGCGGCATCCTCGCGCCTATGGTGGTCGCCCAAATGGTCGGCGGCAGCGGCGGATTCGGCAATATATTCATGATGTTCGCCGGCGTGATGATGCTGATTGTATTGGTAATTTTGGCTTTAGGCGAAGAAACGAAAGGCAGGACGCTGGAGGAAATCAGCTCTTAA
- a CDS encoding ABC transporter ATP-binding protein, which translates to MMQPEHTPLIEFKNVSKRYDNHTAVNELNLTIYQGEFFVLVGGSGSGKSTTLRMINALTEPTDGDVYFNGRRIKDYDIRGLRHRIGYVLQQIALFPTMTVRQNIELMPDILGWDKPKRTSRVNELLELVGMPPETYLNRYPHELSGGEQQRIGILRAIAAKPDILLMDEPFSALDPLARASLQETVSLIHKKLGTTIVFVTHDMSEAAKLACRIGVMHQGRLVQVDTPQDIQNHPADDYVRSLFGAAQPENTVSADEVINLYRRLDVDGKARVREHWAKEEN; encoded by the coding sequence ATGATGCAGCCTGAACATACTCCCTTAATCGAATTCAAAAACGTCAGCAAACGCTACGACAACCACACCGCCGTGAACGAACTTAACCTCACCATTTACCAAGGCGAGTTTTTCGTGTTGGTGGGCGGTTCGGGCAGCGGTAAATCCACCACGCTGCGAATGATTAACGCGCTGACCGAGCCGACCGACGGCGATGTTTATTTCAACGGCAGGCGTATCAAAGATTACGACATCCGCGGGCTGCGCCACCGCATCGGCTATGTGCTGCAACAAATCGCCCTGTTCCCTACCATGACCGTGCGGCAGAACATCGAGCTGATGCCCGACATTTTGGGCTGGGACAAACCGAAGCGCACATCGCGCGTGAACGAACTGCTCGAGCTGGTCGGTATGCCGCCCGAAACCTACCTAAACCGCTATCCGCACGAACTCTCCGGCGGCGAACAGCAGCGCATCGGCATCCTGCGTGCCATCGCTGCCAAACCCGACATCCTGCTGATGGACGAACCCTTTTCCGCCCTCGACCCGCTCGCCCGCGCTTCCCTTCAGGAAACCGTGTCGTTGATTCACAAAAAACTCGGCACCACCATCGTTTTCGTTACCCACGACATGAGCGAAGCCGCCAAACTCGCCTGCCGCATCGGCGTGATGCACCAAGGCAGGCTGGTGCAGGTCGATACGCCGCAGGATATTCAAAACCATCCGGCGGATGACTATGTGCGCTCCCTGTTCGGCGCGGCGCAGCCGGAAAACACCGTCTCCGCCGATGAAGTCATCAATCTTTACCGCCGTCTGGACGTGGACGGCAAAGCGCGGGTAAGAGAGCATTGGGCAAAAGAAGAAAATTAG
- a CDS encoding SDR family oxidoreductase: protein MNIAITGASGNIGGMVARHLNTRGLPLILPLRNPTKAPALPNCEARRFAYDDLELAKQALNGVEVLFMVSAAESPTREQEHLTLVQAASEAGVKHIVYLSFAQAALDSTFTLARTHAVTENAIRQTNMRYTFLRDNFYSEMMATIANAGGIIAGPADDGRVACVSQRDVAQAAANVIADIACGNHRHDNQTYTLTGSQSLNFAEIAAVLTKITGKPHRYHNETVEEAFASRKAAYPDTPDWQIEAWVSTYTAIAKGELAAVSDDLPKLLEREPRRFVEVAKDIYDAA, encoded by the coding sequence ATGAACATCGCCATCACCGGCGCCAGCGGCAACATCGGAGGCATGGTCGCCCGTCATCTGAACACACGCGGCCTGCCGCTGATTCTGCCGCTGCGCAACCCCACCAAAGCGCCCGCCCTGCCGAACTGCGAAGCGCGGCGGTTTGCCTATGACGATTTGGAGCTTGCCAAGCAGGCGTTAAACGGGGTGGAGGTGCTGTTTATGGTGTCCGCCGCCGAGAGCCCGACGCGCGAGCAGGAGCATTTGACTTTGGTGCAGGCTGCTTCGGAAGCGGGCGTGAAACACATTGTCTATCTCTCTTTTGCACAGGCGGCGTTGGACAGCACCTTCACGCTGGCGCGCACCCATGCGGTTACCGAAAATGCGATCCGACAAACAAATATGCGTTACACCTTTCTGCGCGACAATTTTTACAGCGAGATGATGGCAACGATTGCCAACGCAGGCGGCATCATCGCAGGCCCTGCCGACGACGGGCGCGTTGCCTGCGTTTCGCAGCGCGATGTTGCCCAAGCGGCGGCAAACGTCATCGCCGACATCGCATGCGGCAACCACCGCCACGATAATCAAACCTACACGCTGACAGGTTCCCAATCATTAAACTTCGCTGAAATAGCCGCCGTCCTAACCAAAATCACCGGTAAACCGCACCGCTACCACAACGAAACCGTGGAAGAAGCCTTCGCCAGCCGCAAAGCTGCGTACCCTGACACGCCCGACTGGCAGATTGAAGCGTGGGTTTCCACCTACACCGCCATTGCTAAAGGCGAACTTGCCGCCGTTTCAGACGACCTGCCGAAATTGCTAGAACGCGAGCCGCGCCGTTTTGTCGAAGTTGCAAAGGATATTTATGATGCAGCCTGA
- a CDS encoding PHB depolymerase family esterase has protein sequence MKKTATVIAAGLLLAACTATQNTAENSPAAQSTQNPAWDKQYGGADKSYDSRLLALREQIAPRFEVLTFKDPQTGKEMQYNLYTPKNLEPGRQYPLVMFIADASTAGKGVKAPLMQGYGGIIWATDEAQAKHPAFVLVPSYTETAVNDQWQTSDEVGMTLRLVKSLMTQKLIDPDRVYTTGQSMGGMISFYLNSIEPDFFAASMFVGSQWDINVLKPLTRAKFIYTVSAADPKASAGMAQVGEMLQQNKVAYAETEFSAKLPQSEQNAKVQQMLAQGRRINFIRFTPNTVIPENSTHKGAEHMYSFDYAYLLEPARDWLMQQKREK, from the coding sequence ATGAAAAAAACCGCCACCGTCATCGCCGCCGGCCTGCTGCTGGCAGCCTGCACCGCCACGCAAAACACCGCTGAAAACAGCCCCGCCGCCCAAAGCACGCAAAATCCCGCTTGGGACAAGCAATACGGCGGCGCGGACAAATCCTACGACAGCCGCCTGCTCGCCCTGCGCGAGCAAATCGCCCCGCGTTTTGAAGTGCTGACCTTCAAAGACCCGCAAACGGGCAAGGAAATGCAGTACAACCTGTACACGCCGAAAAATCTCGAACCCGGCCGCCAATACCCGCTGGTGATGTTCATTGCCGACGCCAGTACCGCAGGCAAAGGCGTGAAAGCCCCGCTGATGCAGGGCTACGGCGGCATTATTTGGGCAACCGACGAAGCGCAGGCGAAACACCCCGCCTTCGTCCTCGTGCCGTCCTACACCGAAACGGCGGTTAACGACCAATGGCAAACCTCAGACGAAGTCGGCATGACCCTGCGCCTCGTCAAAAGCCTGATGACCCAAAAACTGATCGACCCCGACCGCGTTTACACCACCGGCCAATCCATGGGCGGCATGATTTCCTTTTATCTCAACAGCATTGAGCCGGATTTCTTCGCCGCTTCCATGTTCGTCGGCAGCCAATGGGACATCAACGTATTAAAACCGCTGACGCGGGCAAAATTCATCTACACCGTTTCCGCCGCCGACCCGAAGGCATCGGCAGGCATGGCGCAAGTCGGCGAAATGCTGCAACAAAACAAAGTCGCCTACGCCGAAACCGAGTTTTCCGCCAAACTGCCGCAGTCCGAACAAAACGCAAAAGTCCAACAAATGCTTGCCCAAGGCAGACGCATCAACTTCATCCGCTTCACGCCGAATACGGTGATTCCAGAAAACAGCACCCACAAAGGCGCGGAGCATATGTATTCGTTTGATTACGCCTACCTGCTCGAACCAGCCCGTGATTGGCTGATGCAGCAGAAACGGGAGAAATGA
- a CDS encoding tetratricopeptide repeat protein, with amino-acid sequence MKSKLSALAISALLAACSAVPQHNEQAKALLDKGIALYQKQNYQHAKPYFEQAQQAGHMKAPRYLGLMYLNGEGVAKNAQTAFVYFTQAAEAGDITGQYWLGYCYENGIGTAKDMTQAVRWYQKSAARGDHVSQPAIDALNRLGVKAN; translated from the coding sequence ATGAAATCCAAACTATCCGCGCTTGCCATCTCCGCTCTTCTCGCCGCCTGTTCTGCCGTCCCGCAGCATAACGAGCAGGCGAAAGCCCTGCTGGACAAAGGCATCGCCCTGTATCAAAAACAGAATTACCAACACGCCAAGCCCTACTTTGAGCAGGCGCAGCAGGCGGGGCATATGAAAGCGCCGCGTTATCTGGGCCTGATGTATCTGAACGGCGAAGGCGTCGCCAAAAATGCACAAACCGCTTTTGTCTACTTCACGCAGGCTGCCGAAGCGGGCGACATCACGGGGCAATACTGGCTGGGCTATTGCTACGAAAACGGCATCGGTACGGCAAAAGACATGACCCAAGCCGTGCGCTGGTATCAGAAATCCGCCGCACGCGGCGACCATGTTTCCCAGCCTGCCATTGACGCGCTGAACCGCTTGGGCGTGAAAGCAAATTAA
- a CDS encoding LysR family transcriptional regulator: protein MKIKMDKLNALKYFCSAAETLQFRETALRLSVSPQVVTRVIAELEQHLGEQLFTRNTRNIHLTEFGAAFLPRAQQLLADSENLFSAAKEKDEIRGIVRITVPQWNDNGRILARLLEKCADYPELYIDWRSNDAKLNAVENQLDIGIRIGTQAEDLMIVRKICDTTDKIVASPAYLARHGTPQSLDELTDRFPASSLINANTNRPWGWPLNAEMHVFPKNIRFITDDPANELAAALTGSVAAYIPEHLCRTHLQNGELVELFPEIPRRPWQLYIYRPQRTVTSVRVLKVFDWLTEVLREMYGKEAT from the coding sequence TTGAAAATCAAAATGGACAAACTCAACGCCCTAAAATACTTCTGCTCCGCCGCCGAGACCCTGCAATTCCGCGAAACCGCGCTGCGCCTGTCCGTTTCGCCGCAGGTGGTAACGCGCGTGATTGCCGAATTGGAACAACACCTCGGCGAACAGCTTTTTACCCGCAACACACGCAATATCCACCTGACCGAGTTTGGCGCAGCCTTCCTGCCGCGCGCCCAGCAGCTCCTTGCCGACAGCGAAAACCTGTTTTCTGCCGCCAAAGAAAAAGACGAGATACGCGGCATCGTCCGCATTACCGTACCGCAGTGGAACGATAACGGCCGCATACTCGCCCGCCTGCTGGAAAAATGCGCCGACTATCCCGAACTTTATATCGATTGGCGCAGCAACGACGCCAAACTTAACGCGGTGGAAAACCAACTCGACATCGGCATCCGCATCGGGACACAGGCAGAAGATTTGATGATTGTCCGCAAAATCTGCGACACCACCGACAAAATCGTCGCCTCCCCCGCCTATCTCGCCCGCCACGGCACGCCGCAAAGCCTAGACGAATTAACCGACCGTTTTCCCGCATCGTCGCTCATTAACGCCAACACCAACCGCCCGTGGGGCTGGCCGCTCAACGCAGAAATGCACGTTTTCCCAAAAAACATCCGTTTCATCACAGACGACCCTGCCAACGAACTCGCCGCCGCACTGACAGGCAGCGTTGCCGCCTATATCCCGGAACATCTGTGCCGAACCCACCTGCAAAACGGCGAACTGGTGGAACTCTTCCCCGAAATCCCACGCCGCCCGTGGCAACTCTATATCTACCGCCCGCAACGCACAGTAACTTCCGTGCGCGTGTTAAAGGTGTTCGACTGGCTGACGGAGGTGTTGCGGGAAATGTATGGCAAAGAGGCTACCTGA